The DNA segment CCACCCCCATGTTGGAATGCGGGCTCTCGAAAACCGCGTCGCCACGGCATTGCGGTGGAGGATTTTTTTTGTGCGGTATCGCGCTGACGGTCGTCCAGCGTTGTGCTGCGGCTTTTCTGTTTTGCGCACGACGACGGACGGTAATCGTTGAGACCGGCCGTAAACGGTGGCGTGCGCAGGTGTGACCATGCTCCAGCATTCGCCTTCCAAGCTTTCGCCGCAGCTCCTAGAGAAGCGGGACCGGCTGTTAGCTCTCATTGCTGATCTCGGTTCTTGTGCCGTGGCATTTTCAGGCGGAGTCGATAGCACCGTGGTTGCCAAAGCCGCGCAAGTCGCGCTCGGCCCAAAGGCGCTGGCGGTCACGGGCACAAGTGCCAGCTTGGCGGCGGGCGAATTGGAAGAGGCCGTCGCGCTGGCCCAATTGATCGGCATTCGGCACGAGATCCTGCCGACCGATGAATTCGCGGACCCCGCGTATTTGGCCAATGCGCCGGACCGCTGTTACCACTGTAAGACAGAGCTCTACACGCAACTCGACGGCGTAGCCGAGCGATTCGGGGTAGCCGCGGTGCTCAATGGCGCCAATCTCGACGATCGCGGCGACCACCGGCCCGGCATGACGGCTGCCGCCGAACATCAAGTGCGCAGCCCGCTTTTGGAATGCGAGCTTTCCAAGGAAGAAGTACGTCAACTGGCGGCCCATTGGGCGTTGCCCGTGTGGGACAAGCCGGCCAGCCCGTGTC comes from the Pirellulales bacterium genome and includes:
- the larE gene encoding ATP-dependent sacrificial sulfur transferase LarE translates to MLQHSPSKLSPQLLEKRDRLLALIADLGSCAVAFSGGVDSTVVAKAAQVALGPKALAVTGTSASLAAGELEEAVALAQLIGIRHEILPTDEFADPAYLANAPDRCYHCKTELYTQLDGVAERFGVAAVLNGANLDDRGDHRPGMTAAAEHQVRSPLLECELSKEEVRQLAAHWALPVWDKPASPCLSSRIAYGEQVTPERVAMIDQAEALLRELDLRELRVRYHKGDLARLEVPLDALPRLAQPDTRARLVEQLKRLGFKYVTLDLEGFRSGSLNQVLPVESLRVLR